The Medicago truncatula cultivar Jemalong A17 chromosome 4, MtrunA17r5.0-ANR, whole genome shotgun sequence genome includes a region encoding these proteins:
- the LOC25492837 gene encoding pentatricopeptide repeat-containing protein At1g09820 translates to MVTDKLTRSIQGPILQSLSIPTISELLSKQHWSELKPHLRVTKPATFLDQLLNAGVDSELVLRFFKWSQKEYRLSYGLEPTSKVLHFLANSKRYSKVRSFLDSFVKNEKHTVSSVFHSLLLDGGRPGATALIIDMLVLAYVKNLELHCAYEAFTRAKDYGFKLSPTSCNPLLSALVKENKIGDVEYVYKEMIKRRIHPNLNTFNIFINGLCRAGKLNKAEDAIEDMKAWGISPNVVTYNTLVDGYCKRGSAGKMYKAEAFMKEMLANKICPNEVTFNTLIDGFCKDENVAAAKKAFEEMQKQGLKPNIVTYNSLINGLCNNGKLEEAIDLWDKMVGLGLKPNIVTYNALINGFCKKKMMKEATKVFDDVSKQELVPNVITFNTMIDAYCKEGMMEEGFSLCSSMLDEGILPNVSTYNCLIAGLCRKQDLQAAKELLNEMENKGLKGDVVTYNILIDGLCKNDKSRNAESLLNEMFNLGLKPNHVTYNTLMDGYCMEGKLKAALNVRMRMEKERKQPNVVTYNVLIKGYCKINKLEAANGLLNEMLEKGLNPNRTTYDIVRLEMLEKGFSPDIEGHLYNISSMS, encoded by the exons ATGGTCACTGATAAACTTACTAGATCCATACAAG GTCCAATCTTGCAGTCATTAAGCATACCAACAATTTCGGAGTTGTTGAGTAAACAACATTGGTCAGAGCTCAAACCTCATCTAAGAGTAACCAAACCTGCGACATTTTTAGATCAATTGCTCAATGCCGGAGTCGATTCAGAGCTTGTTTTAAGGTTCTTTAAGTGGTCTCAGAAAGAGTACAGACTTTCATATGGTCTTGAACCAACTTCCAAAGTTTTACATTTTCTAGCAAATTCAAAAAGGTATTCTAAAGTTAGGTCTTTTCTGGATAGTTTTGTTAAGAATGAGAAACATACAGTCTCTTCTGTTTTTCACTCCCTTTTGTTGGACGGTGGTCGACCGGGTGCTACTGCTCTGATAATTGATATGTTGGTGTTAGCATATGTGAAAAATTTAGAGTTGCACTGTGCTTATGAAGCGTTTACGCGAGCTAAAGATTATGGATTTAAATTATCACCGACTTCGTGTAATCCGTTGTTGAGTGCGTTGGTGAAGGAGAATAAAATTGGTGATGTGGAATATGTGTACAAGGAGATGATAAAGAGAAGAATTCACCCTAACTTGAACACATTTAACATTTTCATTAATGGTCTTTGTAGAGCTGGTAAGTTGAATAAGGCAGAGGATGCTATTGAAGACATGAAGGCATGGGGAATTTCACCAAACGTAGTTACTTATAACACTCTTGTTGATGGTTATTGCAAGAGGGGCAGTGCTGGAAAAATGTACAAAGCTGAAGCTTTTATGAAGGAAATGCTTGCTAATAAAATTTGTCCAAATGAAGTTACCTTTAACACTCTTATTGAtgggttttgtaaggatgagaaTGTAGCGGCTGCAAAGAAGGCTTTTGAAGAGATGCAAAAGCAAGGATTAAAACCTAATATAGTTACTTATAACTCACTGATAAATGGTCTATGTAATAACGGTAAGCTAGAAGAGGCTATTGATTTGTGGGATAAGATGGTTGGCTTGGGTTTGAAGCCGAATATTGTAACTTATAATGCTCTTATTAACGGGTTTTgtaagaagaagatgatgaaggaggCAACAAAAGTTTTTGATGATGTAAGTAAGCAAGAGTTGGTTCCCAATGTTATAACATTTAATACTATGATTGATGCATATTGTAAGGAAGGGATGATGGAGGAGGGATTTTCACTTTGCAGTTCAATGCTAGATGAAGGGATCTTGCCGAATGTTTCGACCTATAACTGCTTGATTGCAGGCCTATGCAGAAAACAGGACTTACAGGCTGCGAAGGAGCTACTTAATGAAATGGAGAACAAGGGTTTAAAAGGTGATGTTGTAACATACAACATCTTGATAGATGGATTGTGCAAAAACGACAAATCAAGAAATGCAGAAAGTTTACTTAATGAAATGTTCAACCTTGGTCTGAAACCTAATCATGTGACATATAATACTTTGATGGATGGCTATTGTATGGAGGGGAAACTCAAGGCAGCATTGAATGTCAGAATGCGTATGGAGAAAGAACGAAAGCAGCCAAATGTTGTTACTTATAATGTCTTGATTAAAGGATATTGTAAAATTAATAAGCTAGAGGCTGCAAATGGGCTTCTTAATGAGATGTTGGAAAAGGGTTTGAATCCAAACCGTACTACATATGATATAGTAAGACTGGAAATGTTGGAGAAAGGTTTTAGTCCTGACATAGAAGGACACTTGTATAATATCTCTAGCATGTCTTAA
- the LOC11446596 gene encoding U11/U12 small nuclear ribonucleoprotein 25 kDa protein, whose product MGEGAEYKSGLKKAKVLKALLEDPILADVPKNPTLEDVETLIGLELGSAMRITVLKLDTTSFDVILMNTATLKDLKLAIKKKVNYMEQSSMGHRHISWRSVWANYCLSFDNNKLLNDDDVLQNLGVRNNSQIHFVPYVMTKESRRHSKRRKHRFFHGLSKLS is encoded by the exons ATGGGAGAAGGTGCGGAATACAAGAGCGGTTTGAAGAAGGCGAAGGTGTTGAAAGCATTATTGGAGGATCCAATACTCGCAGATGTACCGAAGAATCCAACCCTGGAAGATGTGGAAACTCTCATTGGACTCGAATTGGGTAGTGCAATGCGAATTACAGTTTTGAAATTGGATACAACCTCGTTTGATGTGATTCTAATGAATACGGCAACGCTCAAGGATTTGAAACTTGCTATCAAGAAGAAGGTTAATTACATGGAACAATCTAGTATGGGTCACCGCCATATTTCTTG GAGAAGTGTTTGGGCTAATTATTGTTTGTCATTCGATAACAACAAGCTCCTTAACGATGATGATGTGCTTCAAAATTTGGGCGTTCGGAATAATTCTCAG ATACATTTTGTCCCGTATGTCATGACAAAAGAATCTAGAAGACACTCAAAAAGGAGAaagcaccggttttttcatgGCCTTAGTAAGCTTTCCTGA
- the LOC11443624 gene encoding pre-mRNA-processing protein 40C isoform X2, with protein MSQPPLSAAETTPTSMPNSSSSSSSTPASSPAPPVSYAPHQNVNSSANSQQQQQASHSGMNPNSVVNPPFHTHTPRPAAPSFSYNFPQSAPPAFTGNQHGQSNTNMPDSVTQDFSKVPSASINLHSAPAPTSISAMAPRSDPNYRPTTLWMPTAPTFPIHPVMPGTPGTPGPPGLTKPVMIPSNPAAPSTTGFPSAAVPRQNMPTASDPNASHRGGLPYPPIPSMVAPPQGYWLQPPQMSGVLRPPFHQYPAAFPGPFPFPARGGALPAVPVPDSQPPGVTPVGAASISAPSSSNHLLRGTSGVQTEVISAHTDDKHKLNATVTQNEDAANDQLDAWTAHKTEAGIVYYYNALTGQSTYDKPAGFKGEAHQVSVQPTPVSMVDLPGTDWQLVSTSDGKKYYYNNRTKTSCWQIPNEVAELKKKQDSDVTKDHPTPVPNTNVLSERGSGMVALNAPAITTGGRDAVASKPFIVQSSPSALDLIKKKLQESGAPVTSSSIPTPSVQPGSESNGSKATDSTAKSLQNDNSKDKQKDANGDANVSDTSSDSEDEDSGPSKEECINQFKEMLKERGVAPFSKWEKELPKIVFDPRFKAIPSYSARRSLFEHYVKNRAEEERKEKRAAQKAAIEGFKQLLDEASEDIDDKTDSHTFRKKWGNDPRFEALDRKEREHLLNERVLPLKKATEEKAQAMRDAAADSFKSMLKEQGEITFNSRWSRVKESLRDDPRYKSVKHEDRELLFNEYISELKAVEHAAERETRAKREEQSLAGK; from the exons ATGTCTCAACCACCACTCTCTGCTGCCGAAACAACGCCTACTTCTATGCctaattcttcttcttcttcttcttcaa CTCCTGCATCATCACCGGCGCCACCAGTCTCTTACGCCCCTCATCAAAATGTTAACTCTTCTGCGAATTCTCAGCAGCAACAGCAGGCGTCACATTCT GGGATGAACCCTAATTCTGTCGTCAACCCTCCATTTCATACTCACACCCCACGTCCCGCTGCCCCttcattttcatataattttccCCAAAGTGCGCCGCCAGCTTTTACTGGCAACCAACATGGGCAATCTAACACT AACATGCCTGATTCCGTCACACAAGATTTTAGTAAAGTGCCATCTGCATCAATTAACTTACATTCGGCTCCTGCTCCTACCTCTATATCCGCAATGGCGCCTCGCTCTGACCCTAACTATCGCCCAACTACTTTATGGATGCCAACTGCCCCAACTTTTCCCATCCATCCTGTAATGCCTGGAACTCCTGGTACTCCTGGTCCCCCTGGATTAACAAAACCTGTGATGATACCCTCCAATCCAGCTGCTCCATCTACAACAGGTTTTCCCTCAGCTGCAGTACCGAGACAAAATATGCCAACCGCATCAGATCCTAATGCCTCACATAGAGGAGGCTTACCCTATCCACCCATACCTTCCATGGTTGCTCCACCTCAGGGATATTGGTTACAGCCTCCACAGATGAGTGGTGTACTTAGGCCACCATTTCATCAATATCCTGCTGCTTTTCCTGGCCCCTTTCCATTTCCAGCACGTGGTGGTGCACTCCCTGCTGTTCCAGTACCTGATTCTCAACCTCCTGGTGTTACTCCTGTTGGTGCTGCCAGCATTTCTGCACCCTCTTCTTCCAATCATCTGCTGAGGGGAACATCTGGTGTGCAGACAGAAGTAATTTCAGCACATACTG ATGACAAGCACAAATTAAATGCCACTGTGACACAGAATGAGGATGCCGCTAATGATCAGCTAGATGCTTGGACTGCCCACAAGACTGAAGCAGGGATTGTATACTATTATAATGCTTTGACAGGGCAATCAACATATGATAAACCTGCTGGCTTTAAAGGGGAG GCTCACCAAGTTTCTGTGCAGCCCACTCCAGTTTCAAT GGTAGATTTGCCTGGTACTGATTGGCAGTTGGTCTCTACTAGTGATGGGAAAAAATATTACTATAACAATCGAACCAAG ACAAGCTGCTGGCAAATTCCCAATGAGGTGGCGGAATTGAAAAAAAAGCAGGACAGTGATGTTACAAAAGATCATCCAACGCCTGTTCCAAATACTAATGTATTGTCTGAGAGAGGGTCTGGAATGGTTGCTCTGAATGCTCCTGCTATTACCACTGGTGGTCGTGATGCTGTAGCTTCTAAGCCCTTTATCGTACAGAGCTCACCATCGGCACTGGATTTGATCAAGAAGAAGTTGCAGGAATCAGGAGCACCTGTTACATCCTCTTCTATTCCTACTCCATCAGTGCAACCAGGATCCGAATCAAATGGTTCAAAAGCAACCGACTCTACAGCCAAGAGCCTGCAAAATGATAATAGCAAAGACAAACAAAAAGATGCTAATGGTGATGCTAATGTCTCTGATACATCTTCAGATTCAGAAGACGAGGATAGTGGGCCTTCAAAGGAGGAGTGCATAAATCAATTTAAG GAGATGCTTAAGGAGCGTGGCGTGGCACCATTCTCAAAGTGGGAGAAAGAACTACCAAAAATAGTATTTGATCCTCGTTTTAAG GCTATCCCTAGCTATTCTGCTAGGAGATCCTTGTTTGAACATTATGTTAAAAATCGCGCGGAAGAAGAACGCAAGGAAAAACGTGCTGCACAAAAGGCTGCAATTGAGGGGTTTAAGCAGCTACTAGACGAAGCCTCAGAG GATATTGATGACAAGACCGACTCTCACACTTTTCGAAAGAAATGGGGAAATGATCCACGGTTTGAGGCATTGGACCGCAAGGAACGGGAGCATCTTCTGAACGAAAG AGTGCTTCCTTTAAAGAAAGCCACTGAAGAAAAAGCTCAAGCAATGCGTGATGCTGCTGCTGACAGTTTTAAGTCAATGCTTAAAGAACAAGGAGAAATAACTTTCAACTCTCGCTGGTCCAGG GTTAAAGAGAGTTTAAGAGATGACCCGAGATATAAATCTGTGAAACATGAGGATAGGGAATTATTGTTCAATGAGTATATTTCCGAGTTGAAAGCTGTTGAACATGCAGCAGAACGAGAGACCAGAGCTAAAAGGGAGGAGCAG TCCCTAGCAGGTAAATGA
- the LOC11443624 gene encoding pre-mRNA-processing protein 40C isoform X1: MSQPPLSAAETTPTSMPNSSSSSSSTPASSPAPPVSYAPHQNVNSSANSQQQQQASHSGMNPNSVVNPPFHTHTPRPAAPSFSYNFPQSAPPAFTGNQHGQSNTNMPDSVTQDFSKVPSASINLHSAPAPTSISAMAPRSDPNYRPTTLWMPTAPTFPIHPVMPGTPGTPGPPGLTKPVMIPSNPAAPSTTGFPSAAVPRQNMPTASDPNASHRGGLPYPPIPSMVAPPQGYWLQPPQMSGVLRPPFHQYPAAFPGPFPFPARGGALPAVPVPDSQPPGVTPVGAASISAPSSSNHLLRGTSGVQTEVISAHTDDKHKLNATVTQNEDAANDQLDAWTAHKTEAGIVYYYNALTGQSTYDKPAGFKGEAHQVSVQPTPVSMVDLPGTDWQLVSTSDGKKYYYNNRTKTSCWQIPNEVAELKKKQDSDVTKDHPTPVPNTNVLSERGSGMVALNAPAITTGGRDAVASKPFIVQSSPSALDLIKKKLQESGAPVTSSSIPTPSVQPGSESNGSKATDSTAKSLQNDNSKDKQKDANGDANVSDTSSDSEDEDSGPSKEECINQFKEMLKERGVAPFSKWEKELPKIVFDPRFKAIPSYSARRSLFEHYVKNRAEEERKEKRAAQKAAIEGFKQLLDEASEDIDDKTDSHTFRKKWGNDPRFEALDRKEREHLLNERVLPLKKATEEKAQAMRDAAADSFKSMLKEQGEITFNSRWSRVKESLRDDPRYKSVKHEDRELLFNEYISELKAVEHAAERETRAKREEQDKLRERERELRKRKEREEHEMERVRLKIRRKEAVTSFQALLVERIKDPMASWTESKPKLEKDPQGRATNSDLDSADMEKLFRDHVKMLQERRARDFRALLAEFLTSEAASQETDDGKTVLNSWSTAKRLIKSDPRYNKVPSEDREALWRRYAEDMIRRQKSSHDSKEEKHTDARGRKSLESSKNPLESGRSHERR; encoded by the exons ATGTCTCAACCACCACTCTCTGCTGCCGAAACAACGCCTACTTCTATGCctaattcttcttcttcttcttcttcaa CTCCTGCATCATCACCGGCGCCACCAGTCTCTTACGCCCCTCATCAAAATGTTAACTCTTCTGCGAATTCTCAGCAGCAACAGCAGGCGTCACATTCT GGGATGAACCCTAATTCTGTCGTCAACCCTCCATTTCATACTCACACCCCACGTCCCGCTGCCCCttcattttcatataattttccCCAAAGTGCGCCGCCAGCTTTTACTGGCAACCAACATGGGCAATCTAACACT AACATGCCTGATTCCGTCACACAAGATTTTAGTAAAGTGCCATCTGCATCAATTAACTTACATTCGGCTCCTGCTCCTACCTCTATATCCGCAATGGCGCCTCGCTCTGACCCTAACTATCGCCCAACTACTTTATGGATGCCAACTGCCCCAACTTTTCCCATCCATCCTGTAATGCCTGGAACTCCTGGTACTCCTGGTCCCCCTGGATTAACAAAACCTGTGATGATACCCTCCAATCCAGCTGCTCCATCTACAACAGGTTTTCCCTCAGCTGCAGTACCGAGACAAAATATGCCAACCGCATCAGATCCTAATGCCTCACATAGAGGAGGCTTACCCTATCCACCCATACCTTCCATGGTTGCTCCACCTCAGGGATATTGGTTACAGCCTCCACAGATGAGTGGTGTACTTAGGCCACCATTTCATCAATATCCTGCTGCTTTTCCTGGCCCCTTTCCATTTCCAGCACGTGGTGGTGCACTCCCTGCTGTTCCAGTACCTGATTCTCAACCTCCTGGTGTTACTCCTGTTGGTGCTGCCAGCATTTCTGCACCCTCTTCTTCCAATCATCTGCTGAGGGGAACATCTGGTGTGCAGACAGAAGTAATTTCAGCACATACTG ATGACAAGCACAAATTAAATGCCACTGTGACACAGAATGAGGATGCCGCTAATGATCAGCTAGATGCTTGGACTGCCCACAAGACTGAAGCAGGGATTGTATACTATTATAATGCTTTGACAGGGCAATCAACATATGATAAACCTGCTGGCTTTAAAGGGGAG GCTCACCAAGTTTCTGTGCAGCCCACTCCAGTTTCAAT GGTAGATTTGCCTGGTACTGATTGGCAGTTGGTCTCTACTAGTGATGGGAAAAAATATTACTATAACAATCGAACCAAG ACAAGCTGCTGGCAAATTCCCAATGAGGTGGCGGAATTGAAAAAAAAGCAGGACAGTGATGTTACAAAAGATCATCCAACGCCTGTTCCAAATACTAATGTATTGTCTGAGAGAGGGTCTGGAATGGTTGCTCTGAATGCTCCTGCTATTACCACTGGTGGTCGTGATGCTGTAGCTTCTAAGCCCTTTATCGTACAGAGCTCACCATCGGCACTGGATTTGATCAAGAAGAAGTTGCAGGAATCAGGAGCACCTGTTACATCCTCTTCTATTCCTACTCCATCAGTGCAACCAGGATCCGAATCAAATGGTTCAAAAGCAACCGACTCTACAGCCAAGAGCCTGCAAAATGATAATAGCAAAGACAAACAAAAAGATGCTAATGGTGATGCTAATGTCTCTGATACATCTTCAGATTCAGAAGACGAGGATAGTGGGCCTTCAAAGGAGGAGTGCATAAATCAATTTAAG GAGATGCTTAAGGAGCGTGGCGTGGCACCATTCTCAAAGTGGGAGAAAGAACTACCAAAAATAGTATTTGATCCTCGTTTTAAG GCTATCCCTAGCTATTCTGCTAGGAGATCCTTGTTTGAACATTATGTTAAAAATCGCGCGGAAGAAGAACGCAAGGAAAAACGTGCTGCACAAAAGGCTGCAATTGAGGGGTTTAAGCAGCTACTAGACGAAGCCTCAGAG GATATTGATGACAAGACCGACTCTCACACTTTTCGAAAGAAATGGGGAAATGATCCACGGTTTGAGGCATTGGACCGCAAGGAACGGGAGCATCTTCTGAACGAAAG AGTGCTTCCTTTAAAGAAAGCCACTGAAGAAAAAGCTCAAGCAATGCGTGATGCTGCTGCTGACAGTTTTAAGTCAATGCTTAAAGAACAAGGAGAAATAACTTTCAACTCTCGCTGGTCCAGG GTTAAAGAGAGTTTAAGAGATGACCCGAGATATAAATCTGTGAAACATGAGGATAGGGAATTATTGTTCAATGAGTATATTTCCGAGTTGAAAGCTGTTGAACATGCAGCAGAACGAGAGACCAGAGCTAAAAGGGAGGAGCAG GACAAGCTGCGGGAGAGGGAGCGGGAGCTGCGTAAACGGAAGGAAAGAGAAGAACATGAAATGGAAAGGGTACGCCTAAAAATTCGTAGGAAGGAGGCAGTTACTTCTTTTCAAGCTTTACTTGTTGAGAGAATCAAAGACCCTATG GCATCATGGACAGAATCGAAGCCTAAACTAGAAAAAGATCCTCAAGGGCGTGCAACCAATTCTGATCTTGATTCAGCTGACATGGAAAAACTCTTCCGGGATCATGTAAAGATGCTTCAGGAA CGTCGTGCTCGCGATTTTAGAGCTCTTCTAGCTGAATTCTTGACTTCTGAAGCCGCGTCTCAGGAAACTGACGATGGGAAAACAGTGCTTAATTCATGGTCTACAGCAAAGCGTCTTATAAAATCTGATCCAAGATATAACAAGGTTCCAAGTGAAGATAGAGAAGCCTTGTGGCGCCGGTATGCAGAGGATATGATTCGGCGGCAAAAATCATCTCAtgattcaaaggaagaaaaaCATACAGATGCCAGAGGTAGAAAGTCTCTAGAGTCTTCCAAAAATCCATTGGAATCAGGGAGATCGCATGAGAGAAGATAA
- the LOC11438115 gene encoding AP-5 complex subunit beta-1 has translation MTAPPPSKSLTHHEWETLIENFQSNTATEKWNSLDPPLSDHLLSSLLRKDSPLQLKLQLLIFLDEFSTSIFPHTHLHRLIEALKTVIQSPPDAVHITPLFKEQFMISVTSVIVCISDSEDEIVQKVTESLVEILLTVINRPNFGSDRHTRAVACECLRELERSKPCLLSDVVGHLWSLCQNERTHSSQSYILLFTTVIRNIVDKKLSVSILNTSLPMLPFNTPQCVNREEFGLGLNTKELRRALAFLLEWPQVLTPCGMMEFVSMVIPVVVALELQPSMLRVQLFGMIHSYDPLLCHVVLAMFLRFIDAFDGQEGEVSSRLLLISREAHHYLVFRLLAIHWLLGFNQLVFSKQSRIEKKIENGNEVCSNFYPSLFDPLALKALKLDLLASCSVLRLKSDSDDDDSLVDPVKVFEQGLLSVSSFKWLPPVSTETAIAFRTFHKFLIAGSSHFDSDPSTTRNLLDSMIFRTLQVMLVNMMLESRRLVPVVAAFVDRLVSCKKHSWLGERLLQKFDAHLLPKVKMDYKLVYCFPIFHRIAENQTIPPHGLLELLTNFMIFLVEKHGPDTVMKSWSQGSRALGICRTMLVHRHSSRLFLRLSRLLAFTCLYFPDLEVRDNSRTYLRMLVCIPGKKLRDILSLGGTMLGISPSSHQTSFFNVQSPRPSQRFKTFKNLSSCIHFERLTPLLVKQFWSLSLSSLVVSSSKPAYLEGIRDLEAPIEEKEFSESSNSQVIPETGRTNQPHEPLRVMDSKVAEILNTLRKYFSCIPDYRYMAGLKVSISCSLQFESNTFNRMLGISNTATSQEEIDSLPAIYATVLHFSSSAPYGSIPSYHIPFLLGEPPSKDHASQNDSLSIVPLGKDSGVEKKNRATVVIDLEPREPTPGIVDVNIETNSENGQIIQGQLQGITAGIEDMFLKTIVPSDIQEDAIPQYNFDLFTALWEACGSSSSTGRETFQLKGGKGIAAISGTQSVKLLDVPANSLIQATERHLARFVVGVSGESLIDAVWEGGIIQNVIWEDASPFATPVTNTDTGPLRLTYNNEEYEKGGIINSRQKNLGFFLVLIFLPPRFHLLFQMEVGDVSTLVRIRTDHWPSLAYIDDYLEALYLS, from the exons ATGACGGCGCCACCACCGTCAAAGTCACTAACCCACCACGAATGGGAAACCTTAATCGAAAATTTCCAATCCAACACCGCCACCGAAAAATGGAACTCTCTCGATCCACCTCTCTCCGATCATCTCTTATCCTCACTCCTCCGCAAAGATTCCCCTCTTCAACTCAAACTCCAACTCCTCATCTTCCTCGACGAATTCTCCACTTCCATTTTCCCTCACACACACCTCCACCGTCTCATCGAAGCTCTCAAAACCGTTATCCAATCACCACCCGACGCCGTTCACATCACACCGCTATTCAAAGAACAGTTCATGATTTCCGTCACTTCCGTTATCGTTTGCATCTCCGATTCCGAAGACGAAATTGTTCAGAAAGTAACGGAGAGTTTAGTTGAAATTTTGTTGACGGTGATTAACCGTCCAAACTTCGGTTCTGATCGACACACACGCGCCGTCGCATGCGAGTGTTTGAGAGAATTGGAACGATCGAAACCGTGTTTACTTTCCGATGTCGTTGGACATTTGTGGAGTCTTTGCCAGAATGAACGAACACACTCTTCACAATCTTACATTTTGCTTTTCACAACAGTTATTCGTAACATTGTTGATAAGAAACTCAGTGTTTCAATTCTCAATACATCGCTTCCGATGCTTCCTTTCAATACACCGCAATGCGTGAATCGGGAGGAATTTGGTTTGGGTTTGAATACGAAGGAATTAAGGAGGGCATTGGCGTTTTTGTTGGAGTGGCCACAAGTGTTGACACCATGTGGAATGATGGAGTTTGTGTCTATGGTGATACCTGTGGTAGTGGCATTGGAATTGCAACCTTCAATGCTTAGGGTTCAGTTGTTTGGTATGATTCATTCTTACGATCCATTACTCTGCCATGTTGTTTTAGCTATGTTTTTGCGTTTTATTGATGCTTTTGATGGTCAAGAAGGCGAGGTTTCGAGTAGACTGTTGTTGATTTCGAGAGAAGCTCATCATTATTTGGTGTTTCGATTGTTGGCAATTCATTGGTTGTTGGGTTTTAATCAATTGGTTTTTAGTAAACAATCGCGTATTGAGAAGAAGATAGAGAATGGAAATGAAGTATGTTCTAATTTTTATCCTTCTTTGTTTGATCCTTTGGCTTTGAAAGCGTTGAAGCTTGACCTTCTTGCTTCTTGCTCTGTCTTGAGACTCAAAAGTGattctgatgatgatgatagttTGGTTGATCCGGTAAAGGTGTTTGAACAGGGTCTCCTTTCTGTATCATCTTTTAAATGGTTGCCTCCAGTGAGCACCGAGACTGCAATTGCATTTCGTACTTTTCACAAGTTTCTCATTGCTGGATCGTCTCATTTTGATAGTGATCCTTCCACCACAAGAAATCTGTTGGATTCAATGATATTTCGTACTTTGCAG GTGATGCTTGTCAACATGATGCTGGAGAGTCGGAGACTGGTTCCTGTTGTTGCTGCTTTTGTGGACCGTTTAGTATCTTGTAAGAAGCATTCTTGGTTGGGTGAGCGCTTACTTCAGAAATTTGATGCGCACTTACTTCCAAAAGTTAAAATGGATTATAAGTTGGTTTATTGCTTCCCAATATTTCATAGAATTGCTGAGAATCAGACAATACCTCCGCATGGATTGTTAGAGCTACTCACGAACTTTATGATTTTTCTTGTGGAGAAACATGGTCCGGATACAGTGATGAAATCTTGGTCCCAAGGAAGTAGAGCTCTTGGAATTTGTCGAACTATGTTGGTACATCGCCATAGTTCTAGATTGTTCCTTAGACTATCCCGTCTACTTGCTTTCACTTGTCTCTATTTTCCTGATTTGGAAGTCCGTGATAATTCAAG GACCTACTTGCGTATGCTGGTCTGCATTCCGGGGAAGAAGCTTAGAGATATCTTGAGCCTCGGAGGCACGATGCTTGGGATTTCACCTTCTTCACACCAAACCTCTTTCTTCAATGTTCAGTCACCCCGACCTTCTCAGAGATTCAAGACATTTAAAAACCTATCATCCTGCATTCACTTCGAGCGTCTAACCCCATTGCTTGTTAAGCAGTTTTGGTCTTTGTCTTTATCAAGTTTAGTCGTGAGTAGTAGCAAACCTGCTTATCTGGAGGGCATCAGGGACCTTGAAGCCCCTATCGAGGAAAAGGAATTTTCTGAAAGTTCCAATTCACAGGTCATTCCTGAAACTGGCAGAACAAATCAACCACATGAGCCACTCCGTGTCATGGACTCCAAAGTTGCAGAAATTTTGAACACTTTAAGGAAGTACTTTTCCTGTATTCCTGACTACAGATACATGGCAGGGCTCAAAGTTAGCATATCATGCAGTTTGCAATTTGAATCTAATACTTTCAATCGCATGTTGGGAATCAGTAACACTGCCACATCCCAGGAAGAGATAGATTCACTTCCCGCTATATATGCTACTGTGTTACATTTTTCGTCTTCTGCACCTTATGGATCGATTCCATCCTATCATATACCTTTTCTTCTTGGTGAACCTCCCAGTAAAGATCATGCATCTCAAAATGACTCCCTCAGTATTGTTCCTCTTGGAAAGGATTCCGGAGTAGAGAAAAAGAATAGAGCTACTGTTGTGATTGATTTGGAACCCAGGGAACCGACACCAGGTATAGTTGATGTTAACATTGAAACAAATTCAGAAAATGGTCAGATCATCCAAGGTCAACTTCAGGGAATCACAGCAGGCATAGAAGACATGTTTCTCAAGACCATTGTTCCATCAGACATCCAAGAAGACGCAATACCTCAGTACAACTTTGACTTGTTCACTGCTTTATGGGAGGCATGTGGCTCATCCTCTAGCACTGGGCGGGAAACCTTTCAATTGAAAGGGGGCAAAGGGATTGCTGCCATAAGCGGAACACAATCTGTCAAGCTTCTTGACGTCCCTGCGAACTCTTTGATCCAGGCAACTGAGCGCCATCTGGCACGTTTTGTTGTAGGTGTGAGTGGGGAGTCACTTATTGACGCTGTATGGGAAGGAGGGATTATTCAGAATGTCATCTGGGAAGATGCTTCCCCTTTTGCAACTCCAGTTACAAATACTGATACAGGACCACTTCGTCTTACATACAATAATGAAGAGTATGAAAAGGGAGGTATTATCAATAGCAGGCAAAAAAATCTGGGCTTTTTTCTTGTTCTAATATTCCTTCCACCACGGTTCCATCTCCTTTTCCAGATGGAAGTTGGTGATGTTTCAACCCTAGTTCGCATACGCACAGATCATTGGCCTAGCTTGGCCTACATTGATGATTACCTAGAAGCTTTATATCTATCATAA